From the genome of Paraburkholderia sp. BL10I2N1:
GCTGCCTTGGTCAGGCCGTACGTGCCTGTGAGCGGGTCGCCAAGCAAGCCGACAATCGAGGCCACGAGAATAAAGCGCCCATAGTTGCGCTCGATCATGCCCGGCACGGTCATCTGTGCGAGCCAGACGTTGCTCTGCACATTGACCTGCATGAATTTGTTGAAAGTTTCGTCACTCAGATCGAGCACGCTGCCTACCCAGGGGTGGATTGCTGCATTGGCCATCACGATGTCGACGCGACCCCACCGCTCATTGGCGGTATCGATCACCCTCTGCAGTTCGTCCCTACGCCCAATGTTGCAGGGTGCGGCAATCGCTTCGCCTGTTTCCGAGCCGGGATTGGCATTGATATCGGCTGCGGCGGCTTCGCAGGCGTCGGCCTTACGGCCGCAGATCGCGACTTTCGCACCGTACTCCGCCATACGACGCGCACTTGCAAGACCAATGCCGCGGCTGGACCCGGTGATGACGGCCACCTTACCACTCAAATCGAAAAGCGTCGAAGACATGGATTCCTCGGTTAACGAAGGGCCACTGAAACCACCTGCACGACGTGGGGCTCATGGCGAGTTTGCACGAAAGCACACGTTAACAATGTGAACAATGTATGATAATGCGAACGCCTGGCACTGTCATCCACAGTGTATAAAAGGGCGCACTCGATACATTCTTATGCCGTGACGCTCGACTCAGCGCCTGGTTAAGTCGGCCTGAGTTCCGGATGGAAGTTCGACAAGGAGACGCAATGACTCGATCAGCAGATACAGTCCTCGTCACCGGTGCAACCGGTGCGCAGGGTGGCGCGACCGCACGGCACTTGTTGGGCAGTGGACGCCGCGTACGCTTCCTCACACGCGATCCACAGTCTGCGGCCGCGCGCGCCCTCGTTGCAGAGGGCGCGCATGCCGCACCGGGAGATCTTGGCGATGCCGCGGCCGTTGCAGCGGCAGTACAAGGGGTGGATGCCGTCTTTTCGGTTCAACTGCCCGACGTCAGGGGCGAAGACAGCGAACGCCGCCATGGTTTCGTGCTTGTCAACGCGGCGCGGGCCGCCGGTGTGCCGCAATTCGTTCACACGTCAGTGGCGCAATCTGGAAACCACACGAGCTTTCCTGGCTGGGACAGCAGCCGCTGGTCGAAAAAGTACTGGACCGATAAGTGGGAGGTCGAAAACGCCGTGCGCACCGCGGGCTTCGCAAATTGGACCGTGCTGCAGCCCGCCTTCATGATGGACAATCTGGCGCGGCCCAAGGTCGGCTTTATGTTTCCTCATCTGCACGAAGGCGAGTTGCTAACCGCGCTTCTGCCTGACACAAATCTGGACTTCATTGCGGCCGATGACGTGGGTGCATTCGCTGCGGCTTCGATGACTGACCCGGCGCGCTGGCATGAGCAGAGTATCCCGCTCGCCGCCGAATCGCTAACGATGTCCCAGGTAGCCGCGACACTCGCCAATGCGCTGAAGATAAATATCAGGGCGACGCACGTGAGGCCGCAGGATACGATCGCGCGCGGCATCTCTCCGGGCTGGGTGAACACGCAGGAATGGATCAACGAGGTAGGCTATCGCGTCGACATCGACAAGGTGAAGTCGTATGGACTTCCGCTGACGTCTCTGCGGGAATGGGCCGAGGCGCATGGCAGTTGCATTCCTGCATCCAACGCCCCTACCCATGAATAACCTGACGACACCGGGCCTGAACGCCGGCCCGCGAATGCCGCTGGCGAGTTGGCATCACGCCCGACTTCAAACAATGATGGAGTCTGCGTGATGACGAGTGCGGTGCCTTCGTGGTTCGAATGGGCTTTGCAACAGCCACGCCAGTCGCATTTCACGGATGCCAGCGGCACACGCATCCATCACGTATCATGGAACGCGGGCGACACCCACAAGCCCGGCTTGCTGTTCGCGCATGGCTTCCTGGGGCACAGCCACTGGTGGGACTTTATCGCTCCATTTTTCACTGAGCAATTTCGCGTGTTCGCGTTTGATTTCAGCGGCATGGGAGAGAGTGGTCATCGCGACGAGTACCGATCCGACAGTTTTGTTCGTGACTTCGCCGCCGTGCTTAAGGCCGCTGCCATCGCTCCCGGCGTTATTGTGGCGCATAGTTTTGGCGGCTCGCGCCTCCTGCAGGCGTGCGCGACATTCCCCGAACTGATCCGCCACGCAATCGTGCTCGACTCATACTACATGCTGCCTGGCGATCTACGTCCCGTGATCGACAGGCGCCCCGCACCGCGGCCGTATCCCGACGCCAATACCGGCATGGCGCACTTCCGGCTTATCCCTGGACAGGACTGCGAGCCGTGGTTGATCGATCACCTTGCCCGGACCTCCCTGCGTCAAACTGAGGCGGGTTGGACCTGGCGCTTCGACCCATCGCTGCGCCACGTTCAGCCGGTCGATGGTGATGAGAGTCTGCTGAGCCGCATAACGGTCCCCGTGACCTATGTACACGCGGAAATGAGCGCGGTCGTCAGCGCCGACAGGGCCAACAGAATCGTCGCAGCCATCCCCAATGCGCGGGGACCCGTCACTATGGCTCAGGCTCACCACCACCTTATGCTGGATCACCCGTTGGCACTCGTCGATCTGCTGCGGAGTTTGCTGGAGCAATCGTCATGAAAGCGACGGCTACCTACAGTGACTGGATACCTGATGTCCCGTTGAACGTACTGTTGTCGAGGGCTGCTCAGGCCAACCCTGCGACGCGCATGCACTTTCACACTGAGGAAGGCGTGACGAGCGTCACCACGTTAGAGCTGACCAGGCACGCAGCTCGACTCGCTCGCGGCCTGCGCGCCGTCGGTCTGCGTCGCGGCGACGCTATTGCCATGCAACTGCCAACGCAGCGGGAAACCGCGGTACTCTACCTGGCTGCACTGGAGATCGGTGCCGTACTGGTACCTGTTGTGCACATCTACGGACCTGCCGAAGTTCGGTTTATTCTGAAGCAGTCACGGGCGCGATTCCTCTGTGTACCTGAGCGCTGGCGTGGGATCGATTTTCTGGAGCGTGTCGAGGCGCTCGGCAGCCTGCCAGATCTGGAGCGTGTAATCGTTGTGGGTGATTCCACGCCTCAAAACGGCATCACGCTGAGGGCGGTCGAAGCACTTTCGCTGGACAGGAAAATCAACGTCGATGCGTCGCCCCCGCAGCCGCAGGATGTTTGCCTGCTGCTTTATACCTCAGGAACCACGGCTGCCCCAAAGGGCGTTCAGCACACTCACCAGACTGTCGGGGCCGAGTGGTCGATTCCGTTCATCGACGGCTCGGGGCCCTATCTCACCCCCTTCCCCGCCGGCCACATCGCCGGCTTCAACTTCCTGCTCCGTCCTTTCGTGACCGCCACTGACATGGTGTTCATGGACCGTTGGGACGCACCGCTTGCGGTCGAACTGATCGAGCACTACCGTGTTCGCCTGTCAGGGGGAACACCGTTCCATCTGCAGGGCCTGCTCGAAGCAGCACGTCACAGCGGACGCGACCTTTCATCTCTGGCCACTTATGGACTGGGGGGAACCGGCGTCACGCCCGAACACGTCGCGCTAGCCGACCGCGCCGGCTTCGCTGGCACGCGCGCCTATGGCCTGACCGAACACTCGACGGTCAGTACCGGCTGGTGCGACAGCCCATTCACCGAGCGCGCGTGCACAGACGGTCGCGTGCAACCTGGCAGCCAAGTGCGCATCGTCGACGAGTTGGACCGTGATCTGGCAACCGGAAGTGAGGGCGAGATTCTGACAAAGGGTCCCGAACTGTTTGTCGGCTACACGGACCCGTCACTCAGTACAAACGCCTTTACCCCCGACGGCTGGTTTCGTACAGGCGACATCGGCAAGCTCGATGCGGCGAACTGCCTGACGATAACCGACCGTAAAAAAGACATTGTGATTCGTGGTGGCGAGAACATCTCATCACAGGAGGTCGAGCGTGTGCTGGCCACACATAACGCGATACGGGACGTGGCCGTGGTGGCCCAACGCGATTCGCGGTACGGCGAAAAGGTATGCGCTGTCGTCGTGCTCCAGAAGGGATCCACGCTCGACCTCGCCACGGTGCAGAGACATTTCGCCGAGGCAGGAGTAGCGCGGCAAAAGACACCCGAAAATCTGCTTATCGTCGAAGAATTGCCACGTACGGCATCCGGGAAAGTACGTAAAGGCGACCTGCGTGCGCAGGTCAATTTGCAACTGGCTGGCTCATGACAACCAGAACACAGAAGGAGACACTCAAGTGATTGACAGCTCCGCTAGCATGTACGGAATGCCTCCCCAACTGCAGGTCACGGCTGACGGCCCACTGCGGTTTATCACCCTCAACAGGCCGGACGAACTGAACGCATCGTCCACTGAAATGTTGTTTGCCTATGCGGATCTATTTGCCCGGCTCGCGAAGGATAGCGAAGCTCGTGTCGCGATCCTGACTGGCTCGGGACGTGCATTCAGCGCAGGCGGAGACTTCCACCACTTCGTCAAGACACTCGATGATCCGGCGTTCGCGCGCGAGGTTCAGGAGAATGCGCGCCGTGTGATTCATAGCATCATTGATTTGCCGATCCCTATCATCGCCGCTGTCAATGGACCGGCAGTCGGATTCGGCGCTACCCTCGCAACGCTCTGTGACATCGTGTTGATGTCGGACCGCGCGTTCCTCGCCGAGCCCCATATCAATATCGGGCTGGTAGTGGGTGACGGAATCTCGGTGTCGTGGCCGCTGTACATGAGCCTGTTGCGCGCCAAAGAACTTATTTTCACCGGCGACCGGATCACGGCACAGCAGGCGGTCGAGTATGGCCTCGCGAACCGTGTGGTCACCGCTGACCAGTTGATGGACGAGGCCCGCAAACTTGCGGACAAGCTACTCGCGCAGCCACAAATTGCGCTGCGGGAAACCAAGAAGATCATGAACACCTTCTTGCGTCAGAGCGCGTCGCATGTTCTCGACACCACGCTGGCGACTCAGCTTTCCGCGACGCTAAGCGACGAACATCATCAACTGGCCCGGGCATTTCTGGCTAGGCAAGCGCGCAGCTAGCTTGCAATCCGGAGTATTTCATGCGCCCTCAGCTTTTTAGAACGCGTATTACTGATCTTCTTGGTATCCGGCATCCGGTATTGTGTGGTGGCCTCGGTCCGCGTGTCTCCGACGCGGCCTATGTGGCCGCCGTGGTCAATGCCGGCGGCGTGGGTTTTATCGTGGCGGCGGGTTTCGCAGACCCTGACGAATTCCGCGTGCAACTCAAGCGCTGTCGCGAACTAACGGCAGGGCAGCCTTTTGGCGTCAATCTGTACATCTCACGGCAAAGCGGTGGACTTGCCAGGGTCACCGAGCAGATTCGCATCCTGATCGAAGAAGGGGTTTGTTGCGTGGAGACTGCCGGCGCCAGTCCAGAGCCCGTCATCCCTGTCTTGCGTGAGGCAGGTGTGAAGATCCTGCACAAGGTCCCAGCCATCAAATATGCCCGCAGCGCCGCCCGTCTGGGCGTCGATGCCATCATTTTGGTGGGTAACGATTGCGGAGGGCACCCGGGCCTCTTTGGCATTAGCAGCATGGTGCAGGGGGCGCATGGCCCTTCGGTCATCGACCTGCCCATGGTGATTGGTGGCGGCATTGGCACAGGTCGGCAAATGGCTGCCGTACTGGCCATGGGCGCAGAAGGCATCATCATGGGATCCCGGATGATGGTTGCGGAAGAGCTGTGGATACACGAAACCTACAAAGCGAAAGTCGTGCGTGGAGACGGCACGGAGACCGTCGTGGTGAAACGTGCGATTGATGATCCCCATCGCGTCCTTCTCAACGACAGCGCTCGCGCCGTACTCACACTCGACGATGCAAAAATCACCGACTTTGAACAGTTTCGTCCCCACGTGATGGGGGCGCTTGCGCACAAAGCGTATTTGAGCGGGGACACGAGTCAGGGCATGCTGGATTATGGTCCCGCTGTCGTCTTCGCCGATGCCGTGAAGCCTGTGGAAGCGATCTTTGACGAGATTATCGATGATGCTGCAATCGCCATGAGACGTCTTAACGGTTTGGAAACGCCAGGCAACCGATGTGACGCAGAATTCGTCTGAAATATCTCGTTGCGAGCCTTTCATCCAACCTCGTCGCAGCGGAATCGTTCCGATGGAGATTGCCTGCTGCATTCAGGCGGTACAGCAGCGCTCCAGGAGGTATCGGCAGCGTCCAGATGCGAAAAACGTCGGCACGAGTCCGCCTAAGGCTACGTCGATCGGCGGCGTGATGCGCATGTCCTCGCCCTGTATCAACTCACCATGAAGCCTCCATCGACCGCGAGCAGTTGACCCGTCACATAACTCGAGGCCGAACTCGCGAGGAAAAGAATTACATTGGCGACTTCAAGCGGGTCAGCCATTCGTCCAAGCGGAATCCGGCCTTCCCCAATAATCGGCCCGCGAATCTTGAAGGTATGGCTAATGTTCTGACCACCTTCCGTGCGCATACCGCCGGGCAGCACCGAATTGACGCGAATGTTGTCGGCCGCGAATTCGCTGGCGAGCGTGCGCGTCAGGCTGTCGACTCCGCTCTTCGCGGCATCGTAATGCACATTGACTCCCCATAGCGTCGTGCGTACTGCCCCAACCGTCGACACATTGACGATCGCTCCGCCTTTTCCGGCCGAGCGCATGTGCTGGATGGCTTCGCGGACGCAAAGAAAGGTGCCGCGCGCAGTGACGTGATGCATGCGGTCCCATTGTTCCACGCTCATATCGAAGAACTCGGCCTTCGATCGATCCGCCGCGTTGTTCACCAGGATATCCGCGGCGCCGAAGTGATCGATGGAGCGCGCGAACAGTTGCTTCACGGACGCCTCCTCCGACACATCCGCCTGTACTGCGACTGCACTCCCGCCATGACTTTCGATTGCATCGGCGGTAGCCTGCGCCGCTTCGAGATTCAGATCTGCGATCACCACTTGCGCGCCCATCCCGGCGAACAGTGCCGCCGTCGTGCGACCAAGTCCCGAGGCGGAGCCGGTGATGATCGCGGTCTTGCCTTCCAGACCAAACGTGCTCGCAAGCCGCGCATCGATTGCTTCGCGTGAATTCATATCGGTGCCCTGGTTGTACTGTTCGGGAGGGGTGCACGAACACGTCGATTACAGCATCTTCAGGCCGCAGAAGACGCTGCTGGGTCCAAACACCCAGGAACCATGGTTGTCGGTCGGGAGGACGTCAACACCCAGTGAAGCAAAACCATATCGAGCTTTCTTTCCAGTCCAACCTCACCGCTGCATCAGATCGTAAGCGCAGAGTGCCGCGATCTCAGTCACCCCGCCGTCTACCGGCAAACACACGCCGGTAATGAAGCGCGCCTCATCGCTCGCGAGGAACAAGGCCGCTGACGCAACGTCCCAGGCATCTCCTTCGATCGCGAGCGGCGCAACTTTACGGCGCCGCTCTTTTGCCTGCTCGTCCAGCATGCTCTCGACCATCGGTGTGAAGATATGCCCCGGCGCGATGGCATTGGCGCGGACTCCGTCGCGACCGTATACCACCGCCAGTTCACGCGTCAGCGCAATCATGCCCGCCTTTGACGACCCATATGCCGCCGCCCCGTGACTCCGGATACCCGCTGTCGAGCTGATGTTGATCACTGCACCACCTCCACCGGCAACCAGATGAGGTGCCGCACTTCGGCTCATCAGAAACGCACTCTTCAGATTCACGTCGATGATGCGGTCCCACGAGGCTTCGTCAAGATTCTCGAAACGGCCGCCAGCGCCTGCCACTCCCACGTTATTGACCAATACGTGCAGCGCGCCATAGCGCTCCACAGTGGCCGCGACGACGCGTGCGCATGCGTCGCTGTCGGTGACATCGCCGGCACAAACGAACGCATTGCCGCCTGCTTCGAGGATCATCGCGAGCGTTCCAGCGGCCCGATCCTCGTCCCGATCGACGAGGCAAACCGACGCGCCTTCGCGCGCGAAAAGGCAAGCGATCGCCTTACCGGTACCGACGCCATCGCCTTGCGAACCAGCGCCAGTCACGATTGCGACCTTGCCCGCCAGACGCTGGCGGAATGTCTTTGGATAAGGCATTTTCTACCCGATGTGAGTTTGCGCGCTGAGCCGTCAGTGCGGCGGACGCAAGACCGTTGCCCGCCCATCACGTGATGCCAGAATCACCTCATCACCCGTGTGAAAGTGCATCGGAATCTCGTCGAGCGGGACCTTCCTGCCATCGATCCCCCGGCTGTACGTGCTCTCATCGAGTGCGAACGTGCCGCTGCGGCCGTCCTCTCCTTGCACCGCTACCTCACGATGCGTGAGCGAAGTGATCTTGCCGATGATCGGCGTGTCGCCGGACGCAGCCATCACCCGTATATCCATCGAGAGCCGGAAACGGTCCGAGTAATTCGCCACCCCCGTGTGCGGGGTGTTCAGATGCATGATGACGACATCGCCCGGGCGATACGTCGTGCGTCGCCATGCGTGCGTTGGCACAGCGCCGTCAGGAACGGGAAACAGCGGTGGCTGAGAAAGATCGTGCAGATACGGCCCCTTGTGCAGCCCTTCGGCAAGAACAAGACCGCCGACATCCGGGTCGATCTCCACGAGCGGAATCCAGCAGATAGCGAACGGAATCCCCGCGTTGTAGAAGCCGTCCTGATGGACGTAGTCGAAGCGGGGACGTGTGCTATCCTGCGCCGGCGGCGTAGCGCGGTACTCAACCGTAGGAATCCAGAACGGTTCGTCGGCAAGTAACTGGCTGAAAAATCGATGAATGGCGGGCTCAGCAACGAACGGCTTCCATGTCTTGCGCGCCGCGAGCGATTCCATGCGGAACGGAAAGTCATCAAGGCTCTTGCCGCTGTATCGCGCAACCGGATCGCCCGGCGCAATCACGCCCAGCCGCGAAAGCTCGTCCAGAAATACGCTGCGCAACCGCCCTACCGCTTCCGTATCCAGCACATCGCGGAAGAACCAGTAGCCATCGCGCTCCCAGGCTGCCTGGAGTGCTGCGTGATCGTCAAGAATATCGTTCGATACGTGCAGTTCCTGCATGGCCGGCAGTACGCCAGCAACAAGCACTGTACTCATTTCGTCTCCTTGTTATTCGCCGTGGTTTTATTCGCACGGTCGACATCTCCACCCGAAGGGCTCGAATTCAGTGTAATCTTGACGACAAGTTAATGCAACTATCAGTTGCATTAACTGCACTAGACATTCCGGCTCTGGTCGTGCCGAAAATCCGGGCACCCGCCACCCCGCGTCTCGAAGGCGTGCCCGCCATCGCGGCATCGTGCCGCGCTCCAGCACTGCGGCACCGAAACGGGAGGCATAAGCCGTATCCACTGCCTCGGTCTGAAAGCGCGTCTCGTTGATAGCAAAGATGAAATAGCCGTAGGCGAGATCTCGCCGATTTCCAACCAGAAGGATCCGTGCCCGCATCAAAGCAGCGAGGCGTGTTCATATCGGTGAACGGCAAATCATCCTGATGGTTGAGCATCAGTGTCACGACGTCGCCGTCTCGCTACTCCACCACTAGACCATCCAATTCCGCCCTCGCCCGAATATGTGATCGCATCGTCGCGCAGACGGCCTGTCGTTGACAACATGGGGAAAACCACACGATGAAAAACGTTGCACTTTTCGAACAGTGTACATATAGTTGCCTCCAATCGCAGATACTTTTTCGGCAGAAATCCAGTGGATCACTCGTCAGAACTGCAGCTTGAGGACGACCGGGCGGATGTTGAACCCGCGTCTGTGGAAGGCTCGAATATCTACCGCTCAGAGGAAAGCGTCGCGTACCGGATGAACCAGGTACGCCTTCTGTTGTGCAACGCAATCGACGCACAACTCGCGGCAAGTGGCCTGTCCGCGCTGCAATGGGGTGTGTTGAAAGCGCTGTTCGACGGCCGCGCAAGAACGCCCACCGAGCTGTACCGCATCCTGCTGTCCGATAGTGGGGCAATGACCCGCCAGCTCGATTTCCTTGAAAAGCGCGGGTTTGTGCGTCGCGAGCGCAATGAGTCGGATAGACGTAGCGTCTATCTGGTGCTGACCGACGCTGGCCGCACCGTGACCTGCAAAACGCTTCCACTTATTGTCGAGACGAACGACCGGCAGCTGCACGGCTTCACAGGTGATGAAGTGAAAGCGCTGAAGCAGTTCATGGATCGCATGATTGCCAACCTTAGCCGACCAGGACCACCCTAACCCCCTCATTCGCGGGTTCGTCCGGACGCGAGAATCGCACCTTACCGAATCGAGAAGGAATGCCATATGAATCACATCGACGCCCCCACCCGGGAAACCGGGCCTTCGCATCACGGTGCCACCCCACCGCTGCCCGTACCGCACGTCTATCGCGGGCGTACCGTTTCGGGCGATGCGCTCACCCATGTGTCGCGCGATCTCGGCAAGGGATTCTGCACGCCGGCTGTAGAACTGGATGATCTCATCTGGCCGCGCACGCAGGCCGGTCCGGCGTTTGAATTACCGGTCGATCAGGTTATCGACTTTCTCGTTGAACTCGGTCCACGTCTGCATCTGGATGTCAATCCGCTGATGCAACAGGCACTGGAATCGATGATCGAAGTAAGCCCGCTCGGCCGCCGTATTCTGGAAAACTGCTACCGCGATATTCCGAATCTGTTCGCTCGTAACGTGATCGAAGATGAATTGCGCGTCAGCCTCGGCGATACCCATGTGATCGACGGCTGGGTGCCGCGCACATTGCGCGGCCGTCCCAGCCGTCTGCGCGCGTTCCCTCCGCGCCTCGTCCACATACTCGCCGGCAATTCGCCCATGGTGGCGGCGATGACAGTGATGCGCGCTGCACTGACCAAAGGTGTTCACCTACTGAAGCTGCCCTCCAACGACCTGTTTACCGCGACTGCGATCCTGCGCACGATGGCCGAAATCGATCCGGCGCATCCGCTGACGCAGTCGTTTTCGGCGGCTTACTGGCGCGGTGGAGATGAGAACATCGAGTCGATCCTGTACCGCCCGCAGTACTTCGACAAGCTCGTGGTGTGGGGCGGCGAAAGCGCCGTGCGTCACGTGATGCGTTACGCGGGCCCCGGCCTTGAACTGGTCGCTTTCGACCCCAAGGTATCGATCTCGCTGATCGGGCGAGAGGCATTCGCCTCGGACGAACTGCTTCGGCAGGTGGCGCGCGCTGGC
Proteins encoded in this window:
- a CDS encoding SDR family oxidoreductase is translated as MSSTLFDLSGKVAVITGSSRGIGLASARRMAEYGAKVAICGRKADACEAAAADINANPGSETGEAIAAPCNIGRRDELQRVIDTANERWGRVDIVMANAAIHPWVGSVLDLSDETFNKFMQVNVQSNVWLAQMTVPGMIERNYGRFILVASIVGLLGDPLTGTYGLTKAADMQFVRNMAMEFASKGVCANCIAPGTFKTEMARSQWEDPAMVAWYEQRNPSRRFGEVDEIAGLAVMLASSAGGYINGQTIAVDGGHTISFR
- a CDS encoding NmrA family NAD(P)-binding protein codes for the protein MTRSADTVLVTGATGAQGGATARHLLGSGRRVRFLTRDPQSAAARALVAEGAHAAPGDLGDAAAVAAAVQGVDAVFSVQLPDVRGEDSERRHGFVLVNAARAAGVPQFVHTSVAQSGNHTSFPGWDSSRWSKKYWTDKWEVENAVRTAGFANWTVLQPAFMMDNLARPKVGFMFPHLHEGELLTALLPDTNLDFIAADDVGAFAAASMTDPARWHEQSIPLAAESLTMSQVAATLANALKINIRATHVRPQDTIARGISPGWVNTQEWINEVGYRVDIDKVKSYGLPLTSLREWAEAHGSCIPASNAPTHE
- a CDS encoding alpha/beta hydrolase, which encodes MTSAVPSWFEWALQQPRQSHFTDASGTRIHHVSWNAGDTHKPGLLFAHGFLGHSHWWDFIAPFFTEQFRVFAFDFSGMGESGHRDEYRSDSFVRDFAAVLKAAAIAPGVIVAHSFGGSRLLQACATFPELIRHAIVLDSYYMLPGDLRPVIDRRPAPRPYPDANTGMAHFRLIPGQDCEPWLIDHLARTSLRQTEAGWTWRFDPSLRHVQPVDGDESLLSRITVPVTYVHAEMSAVVSADRANRIVAAIPNARGPVTMAQAHHHLMLDHPLALVDLLRSLLEQSS
- a CDS encoding AMP-binding protein: MKATATYSDWIPDVPLNVLLSRAAQANPATRMHFHTEEGVTSVTTLELTRHAARLARGLRAVGLRRGDAIAMQLPTQRETAVLYLAALEIGAVLVPVVHIYGPAEVRFILKQSRARFLCVPERWRGIDFLERVEALGSLPDLERVIVVGDSTPQNGITLRAVEALSLDRKINVDASPPQPQDVCLLLYTSGTTAAPKGVQHTHQTVGAEWSIPFIDGSGPYLTPFPAGHIAGFNFLLRPFVTATDMVFMDRWDAPLAVELIEHYRVRLSGGTPFHLQGLLEAARHSGRDLSSLATYGLGGTGVTPEHVALADRAGFAGTRAYGLTEHSTVSTGWCDSPFTERACTDGRVQPGSQVRIVDELDRDLATGSEGEILTKGPELFVGYTDPSLSTNAFTPDGWFRTGDIGKLDAANCLTITDRKKDIVIRGGENISSQEVERVLATHNAIRDVAVVAQRDSRYGEKVCAVVVLQKGSTLDLATVQRHFAEAGVARQKTPENLLIVEELPRTASGKVRKGDLRAQVNLQLAGS
- a CDS encoding enoyl-CoA hydratase/isomerase family protein, which codes for MIDSSASMYGMPPQLQVTADGPLRFITLNRPDELNASSTEMLFAYADLFARLAKDSEARVAILTGSGRAFSAGGDFHHFVKTLDDPAFAREVQENARRVIHSIIDLPIPIIAAVNGPAVGFGATLATLCDIVLMSDRAFLAEPHINIGLVVGDGISVSWPLYMSLLRAKELIFTGDRITAQQAVEYGLANRVVTADQLMDEARKLADKLLAQPQIALRETKKIMNTFLRQSASHVLDTTLATQLSATLSDEHHQLARAFLARQARS
- a CDS encoding nitronate monooxygenase, with translation MRPQLFRTRITDLLGIRHPVLCGGLGPRVSDAAYVAAVVNAGGVGFIVAAGFADPDEFRVQLKRCRELTAGQPFGVNLYISRQSGGLARVTEQIRILIEEGVCCVETAGASPEPVIPVLREAGVKILHKVPAIKYARSAARLGVDAIILVGNDCGGHPGLFGISSMVQGAHGPSVIDLPMVIGGGIGTGRQMAAVLAMGAEGIIMGSRMMVAEELWIHETYKAKVVRGDGTETVVVKRAIDDPHRVLLNDSARAVLTLDDAKITDFEQFRPHVMGALAHKAYLSGDTSQGMLDYGPAVVFADAVKPVEAIFDEIIDDAAIAMRRLNGLETPGNRCDAEFV
- a CDS encoding SDR family NAD(P)-dependent oxidoreductase; this encodes MNSREAIDARLASTFGLEGKTAIITGSASGLGRTTAALFAGMGAQVVIADLNLEAAQATADAIESHGGSAVAVQADVSEEASVKQLFARSIDHFGAADILVNNAADRSKAEFFDMSVEQWDRMHHVTARGTFLCVREAIQHMRSAGKGGAIVNVSTVGAVRTTLWGVNVHYDAAKSGVDSLTRTLASEFAADNIRVNSVLPGGMRTEGGQNISHTFKIRGPIIGEGRIPLGRMADPLEVANVILFLASSASSYVTGQLLAVDGGFMVS
- a CDS encoding SDR family oxidoreductase, with the protein product MPYPKTFRQRLAGKVAIVTGAGSQGDGVGTGKAIACLFAREGASVCLVDRDEDRAAGTLAMILEAGGNAFVCAGDVTDSDACARVVAATVERYGALHVLVNNVGVAGAGGRFENLDEASWDRIIDVNLKSAFLMSRSAAPHLVAGGGGAVINISSTAGIRSHGAAAYGSSKAGMIALTRELAVVYGRDGVRANAIAPGHIFTPMVESMLDEQAKERRRKVAPLAIEGDAWDVASAALFLASDEARFITGVCLPVDGGVTEIAALCAYDLMQR
- a CDS encoding phytanoyl-CoA dioxygenase family protein encodes the protein MSTVLVAGVLPAMQELHVSNDILDDHAALQAAWERDGYWFFRDVLDTEAVGRLRSVFLDELSRLGVIAPGDPVARYSGKSLDDFPFRMESLAARKTWKPFVAEPAIHRFFSQLLADEPFWIPTVEYRATPPAQDSTRPRFDYVHQDGFYNAGIPFAICWIPLVEIDPDVGGLVLAEGLHKGPYLHDLSQPPLFPVPDGAVPTHAWRRTTYRPGDVVIMHLNTPHTGVANYSDRFRLSMDIRVMAASGDTPIIGKITSLTHREVAVQGEDGRSGTFALDESTYSRGIDGRKVPLDEIPMHFHTGDEVILASRDGRATVLRPPH
- a CDS encoding MarR family transcriptional regulator; amino-acid sequence: MHFSNSVHIVASNRRYFFGRNPVDHSSELQLEDDRADVEPASVEGSNIYRSEESVAYRMNQVRLLLCNAIDAQLAASGLSALQWGVLKALFDGRARTPTELYRILLSDSGAMTRQLDFLEKRGFVRRERNESDRRSVYLVLTDAGRTVTCKTLPLIVETNDRQLHGFTGDEVKALKQFMDRMIANLSRPGPP
- a CDS encoding acyl-CoA reductase — translated: MNHIDAPTRETGPSHHGATPPLPVPHVYRGRTVSGDALTHVSRDLGKGFCTPAVELDDLIWPRTQAGPAFELPVDQVIDFLVELGPRLHLDVNPLMQQALESMIEVSPLGRRILENCYRDIPNLFARNVIEDELRVSLGDTHVIDGWVPRTLRGRPSRLRAFPPRLVHILAGNSPMVAAMTVMRAALTKGVHLLKLPSNDLFTATAILRTMAEIDPAHPLTQSFSAAYWRGGDENIESILYRPQYFDKLVVWGGESAVRHVMRYAGPGLELVAFDPKVSISLIGREAFASDELLRQVARAGAADVQSFNQDACNASRYQFIEGDEDDADRYCEYLAAALGEDFRYGDGQGPVVPNDIREAVNVLREMEPIYRVFGGYDGKGLVVRSDELVDFHPICKTVNVVPVQSLRDATRFATVATQTVGIYPPHRVDEVRDALACAGVQRMVALGESISDGVGGYPHDGMFPIHRFMKWVSEEAGDNI